The following proteins come from a genomic window of Musa acuminata AAA Group cultivar baxijiao chromosome BXJ1-7, Cavendish_Baxijiao_AAA, whole genome shotgun sequence:
- the LOC135678956 gene encoding uncharacterized protein LOC135678956 — protein MDVRGVDADICDGIKPSAVPDTKDEGLSDEEGEDRETDSLLTSSSVNGGLEGKQQKSSRRKVQWNDRNGNKLVEVLEFEPSDSSDSEDDSSNNISTMEKLITCCFRLCYCLGS, from the exons ATGGATGTGCGTGGAGTGGACGCTGATATCTGCGATGGAATCAAGCCGTCAGCTGTTCCGGATACTAAGGACGAGGGACTTTCTGATGAGGAGGGGGAGGACAGGGAGACGGACTCTCTTCTAACGTCATCGTCTGTGAATGGAGGCTTAGAAGGAAAGCAGCAGAAGAGTTCGAGGAGGAAAGTCCAGTGGAATGATCGCAATGGCAACAAGCTCGTCGAAGTGCTGGAATTCGAGCCAAG TGATTCAAGCGACTCAGAGGATGA CTCCAGCAACAATATCTCGACTATGGAGAAGCTGATTACTTGTTGCTTTCGATTGTGCTATTGCCTGGGTTCCTGA